The proteins below come from a single Maridesulfovibrio frigidus DSM 17176 genomic window:
- a CDS encoding 4Fe-4S dicluster domain-containing protein yields the protein MNGKSFFVDLTLCTACRGCQVACKQWKKLPAEKTRNMGSHQNPQDLSSKTIRLVRFNETMDDKGKLSWNFFPEQCRHCIEPPCKYMVNMYAPGGVTQDAETGAVEMTDKAVIKPGRVESWELCPYNVPRQDPKTGLWNKCDMCIDRVKIGMLPSCVQSCPTGTMNFGDREDMLALANKRLAEVKKTKPKAFLADPEDVRVIYLCETDPENYAEHLVASTDQRTTIMTASGPAPTKSSRRGFLSAALGKNNKA from the coding sequence ATGAACGGTAAAAGCTTTTTCGTAGACCTCACCCTTTGTACCGCTTGTCGCGGTTGTCAGGTGGCTTGCAAGCAGTGGAAGAAACTCCCTGCTGAAAAGACACGCAATATGGGTTCTCACCAGAACCCGCAGGATCTATCATCTAAAACTATTCGTCTTGTTCGTTTTAATGAAACAATGGACGATAAAGGTAAACTGAGCTGGAACTTCTTCCCTGAGCAGTGCAGACATTGCATTGAGCCACCTTGTAAGTACATGGTAAACATGTACGCACCTGGCGGAGTAACTCAGGACGCAGAAACCGGCGCAGTTGAAATGACAGATAAAGCTGTTATCAAACCAGGCCGCGTAGAAAGCTGGGAACTATGTCCTTACAATGTTCCACGCCAGGATCCTAAAACAGGATTGTGGAACAAATGTGACATGTGTATCGATCGCGTAAAGATCGGCATGCTCCCATCTTGTGTACAGAGTTGCCCGACCGGCACCATGAACTTTGGTGATCGTGAAGATATGTTGGCTCTTGCAAACAAACGTCTGGCTGAAGTTAAAAAGACCAAGCCTAAAGCATTCTTAGCTGACCCTGAAGATGTTCGCGTAATTTATCTGTGTGAAACAGATCCTGAAAATTACGCTGAGCACCTCGTAGCTTCGACTGATCAGCGCACAACAATTATGACGGCTAGCGGACCTGCTCCGACAAAGAGTTCGCGTCGCGGATTTTTGTCAGCAGCTCTTGGCAAAAACAATAAAGCCTAA
- a CDS encoding cytochrome c3 family protein, translated as MKNLFIVCLLCMGMTVIAMAANAEEALEAPQDEIMINFIKGNSKDDLGVAFNHTSHENYECIDCHHDLKKSKVPTSCSTCHTDFAPVPTKGYKSYFKAMHKKRLNAKRPSCLSCHVKEFGNDPEMTGCTSSSCHPDGIK; from the coding sequence ATGAAAAACTTATTCATCGTGTGCCTACTCTGTATGGGCATGACGGTTATAGCCATGGCAGCTAATGCTGAGGAAGCTCTCGAAGCACCTCAAGATGAAATTATGATTAACTTCATCAAAGGCAATAGCAAAGACGACCTCGGAGTTGCTTTCAATCATACTAGTCATGAGAACTATGAATGTATTGATTGTCACCACGATCTTAAAAAATCCAAGGTTCCAACTAGCTGTTCGACTTGTCACACTGACTTTGCACCAGTGCCAACGAAAGGTTACAAGTCCTACTTCAAGGCAATGCATAAAAAACGTTTGAACGCTAAGCGCCCTTCATGCTTATCGTGTCACGTTAAAGAATTCGGAAATGACCCTGAAATGACTGGATGTACATCCTCCTCATGTCATCCGGATGGAATAAAGTAA